One genomic region from SAR92 clade bacterium H455 encodes:
- a CDS encoding catechol 2,3-dioxygenase has translation MKKGVMRPGHIQIRVLDMDAALGHYCDLLGLIEVDRDDQGRVYLKCWTEVDKFSVVLRETDEAGMDFTGYKVIDESTLEALEKELNQKGYPTTEIPADELKGCGRRVRFTAPTGHSFELFATKEQPGKWGISTRNPEAWPRGLKGMRPNRFDHCLLYGDDLEGNLSLFTDILGFDLAEQVVDPEGNKAAIFLTCSSKAHDVAFIKHDEKNKFHHASFWLDNWQDVLRAADLISMTDTPIDIGPTRHGLTHGQTIYFFDPSGNRNEVFCGGDYHYPDHPPVTWDAQELGKAIFYHDRELNERFLTVLT, from the coding sequence ATGAAAAAAGGTGTAATGCGCCCCGGACATATTCAAATTCGTGTACTCGACATGGATGCGGCTCTCGGCCACTATTGTGACCTCCTTGGCCTGATCGAGGTTGATCGTGACGACCAAGGCCGTGTCTATCTAAAGTGCTGGACCGAAGTCGATAAATTCTCCGTCGTTCTGCGTGAGACAGATGAAGCAGGAATGGATTTTACTGGCTACAAAGTAATTGACGAAAGCACCCTCGAAGCTCTCGAAAAGGAACTCAATCAGAAGGGCTATCCCACCACCGAAATTCCTGCTGACGAACTCAAAGGTTGCGGCCGCCGGGTACGTTTTACCGCGCCCACAGGGCATTCCTTTGAGCTGTTTGCCACAAAAGAGCAGCCCGGAAAATGGGGTATTAGCACGCGCAACCCTGAGGCTTGGCCTCGCGGCTTAAAAGGCATGCGCCCTAATCGATTTGATCACTGCTTGCTCTATGGCGATGATCTGGAGGGCAATTTATCTCTGTTCACCGATATACTCGGATTTGACCTAGCAGAACAAGTTGTTGATCCAGAAGGGAATAAAGCCGCTATCTTTTTGACCTGCTCAAGTAAGGCGCATGATGTAGCGTTTATCAAACACGATGAAAAAAATAAGTTCCATCACGCCTCTTTCTGGCTGGACAACTGGCAGGATGTTCTGCGTGCCGCAGACCTTATATCAATGACCGACACGCCAATCGATATTGGGCCCACTCGACATGGGTTAACCCATGGCCAGACAATCTATTTCTTCGATCCATCGGGCAACCGCAATGAGGTTTTTTGTGGCGGTGACTACCACTACCCGGATCACCCTCCTGTTACCTGGGATGCGCAAGAGCTTGGCAAAGCTATCTTCTATCACGATCGTGAACTCAATGAACGCTTCTTGACAGTGCTTACCTAA
- a CDS encoding 2Fe-2S iron-sulfur cluster binding domain-containing protein, producing MSSAVHTISLSNRDSQFHCNEQQSLLHGVESQRIKAVQIGCRGGGCGVCKVRVLSGDYSSKKMSRKHVSADELNQGVGLSCRIFPLSDMVIEALD from the coding sequence ATGAGTTCTGCCGTACATACCATCAGCCTCAGCAACCGTGACAGCCAGTTTCACTGTAACGAGCAGCAATCATTGCTTCATGGTGTGGAAAGCCAGCGGATTAAAGCAGTGCAAATAGGGTGTCGTGGTGGCGGTTGTGGTGTTTGCAAAGTACGCGTGCTCAGCGGCGACTACAGCAGCAAGAAAATGAGCAGAAAGCATGTGTCAGCTGATGAGTTGAATCAGGGTGTCGGATTGTCATGTCGAATCTTCCCACTCAGCGACATGGTCATTGAAGCGCTGGATTAA
- a CDS encoding 2-hydroxymuconic semialdehyde dehydrogenase translates to MEFKHFINGQFVASSNGATFENRAPVNDSLIGMVCEASSEDVNTAVLAAKAALKGPWGKLTQVQRTELLNKVAARINERFEEFLAAECLDTGKPRSMASHIDIPRGAANFTAFSETLVNHPTECFKLDTPDGAGSLNYGHRTPKGVVAVISPWNLPLLLMTFKVGPALACGNTVVVKPSEETPATATLLGEVMNECGVPPGVYNVVHGFGPNSAGEFLTTHPLIDAITFTGETRTGEVIMRAASVGLRNISMECGGKNPALVFADCDLDKAIEGTMRSAFVNCGQVCLGTERVYVERPIYDEFVARLKAGVEQLKLGRPEDQEANFGPLVSLEHRDKVLSYYKLAEEEGATVIIGGGVPDMGPELNAGAWIEPTIWTGLDDNARVIREEIFGPCCHIRPFDSEEEVIALANDTVYGLCASVWTENSARASRVAEALEVGLVWVNSWFLRDLRTAFGGAKQSGIGREGGVHGLEFYSELKNVSIKL, encoded by the coding sequence ATGGAATTCAAGCACTTCATCAATGGTCAATTCGTGGCGTCGAGTAACGGCGCTACTTTCGAAAACCGTGCACCGGTTAACGACAGTTTGATCGGAATGGTCTGTGAGGCCTCTTCCGAGGATGTTAATACTGCAGTTCTCGCTGCCAAAGCTGCTCTAAAAGGCCCGTGGGGAAAACTGACTCAAGTCCAGCGTACCGAGCTACTCAACAAAGTGGCGGCGCGTATCAATGAGCGTTTCGAAGAGTTCCTCGCTGCTGAATGCCTTGATACAGGCAAGCCACGTTCCATGGCATCACATATCGATATTCCCCGGGGCGCAGCCAATTTCACCGCGTTCTCTGAAACTCTCGTTAACCATCCTACAGAGTGTTTCAAACTCGACACCCCAGACGGCGCCGGCTCACTCAACTATGGTCACCGCACCCCCAAGGGTGTAGTCGCTGTAATTAGTCCTTGGAATCTGCCGCTGCTACTGATGACTTTTAAAGTGGGACCTGCCCTCGCCTGCGGTAATACAGTGGTCGTGAAACCCTCAGAAGAGACACCCGCCACCGCCACGCTATTAGGCGAAGTAATGAATGAGTGCGGTGTCCCGCCAGGAGTTTACAATGTGGTGCACGGCTTTGGGCCCAATTCTGCAGGGGAGTTCTTAACTACTCACCCGCTGATCGATGCCATCACTTTTACCGGTGAGACTCGTACCGGTGAAGTGATTATGCGCGCCGCATCAGTGGGCTTGCGCAACATTTCCATGGAGTGCGGCGGCAAAAATCCCGCATTAGTTTTCGCCGACTGCGATCTCGACAAGGCCATTGAGGGAACCATGCGCTCCGCCTTTGTCAACTGCGGTCAAGTCTGTCTCGGCACAGAGCGCGTTTACGTCGAACGCCCAATTTATGACGAATTTGTCGCACGTTTAAAAGCCGGTGTAGAACAGCTTAAACTCGGCCGGCCAGAAGATCAGGAGGCCAACTTCGGCCCGCTGGTGAGCTTGGAACATCGCGACAAGGTACTCTCGTACTACAAACTCGCCGAAGAAGAAGGCGCCACCGTGATCATCGGCGGTGGAGTCCCAGATATGGGCCCAGAATTAAATGCCGGCGCCTGGATTGAACCGACAATCTGGACTGGTTTAGACGATAACGCCCGCGTAATCCGCGAAGAGATATTTGGTCCATGCTGCCATATTCGCCCCTTTGATAGTGAGGAAGAGGTGATCGCGTTGGCCAATGATACGGTTTACGGTCTCTGCGCGTCGGTGTGGACTGAAAATAGCGCTCGCGCCAGTCGCGTTGCCGAGGCGCTGGAGGTCGGACTAGTTTGGGTCAATAGCTGGTTCCTGCGAGATCTGCGCACCGCATTTGGTGGCGCAAAGCAATCGGGTATCGGCCGCGAAGGCGGCGTGCATGGTTTGGAATTCTACTCCGAGCTGAAAAACGTCAGTATCAAACTCTGA